A window of the Lolium perenne isolate Kyuss_39 chromosome 7, Kyuss_2.0, whole genome shotgun sequence genome harbors these coding sequences:
- the LOC139833183 gene encoding uncharacterized protein isoform X1 — protein MVMWWTCPQYLKKHEEGKAKRAEMRGGSHIQGSIPISLHLQKEEVRTGAKPNVFAVLKKMKQRKTPDPETGSVWVNPQSETQCTSYVSKFKQKYGEEANPEAEDFDPEVAVLAGEGLKHGRLWFGDGCVDPARVPSLRQIRRGRKSGQPEVEPRPRASDLAVERLREEMAAKEQAAQEQRAQMEQQILQYQQQQTQMMQQMQQQQQMMQQQQAQMSWLMSQTALSSPPGSLPPPPYSMWMPPPPTQTPGTPITVNNMNIIRSMNLDNYSQGNDNEAGGSGGGQG, from the exons atggtcatgtggtggacatgcccccagtacctcaagaagcacgaggagggcaaggcgaagcgggcagagatgcgaggtggatcgcatatccaaggcagcatccccatctctcttcacctgcagaaggag gaagtcaggacaggagcgaagcctaacgtctttgccgtgctaaagaagatgaagcaaaggaagacgcctgatcctgagacggggtccgtgtgggttaacccgcaatccgagacccagtgcacgtcgtatgtctccaagttcaagcagaagtacggcgaggaggccaatccagaggccgaggactttgaccctgaggtcgcggtgcttgcgggagaaggcttgaagcatggccgcctatggtttggtgacgggtgcgtcgacccagcgagggttccctctctccgccagatccgtcgtggtcgtaagagcggccagcctgaggtagagccccggccacgggcttcggatctagctgtcgagcggttacgg gaggagatggcagcgaaggagcaggcggcccaggagcaaagggcgcagatggagcagcagattctgcagtaccagcagcagcagacacagatgatgcagcagatgcaacagcagcagcagatgatgcagcagcagcaggcacagatgagctggctgatgagccagacggctctgtcttctccaccggggagtcttcctcctccaccttactccatgtggatgccgccaccgcccactcagaccccggggacacctatcaccgtcaacaacatgaacatcatccggagcatgaacctcg ATAATTATTCACAAGGCAATGACAatgaggccggcggaagcggaggaggacaaggttga
- the LOC139833183 gene encoding uncharacterized protein isoform X2 yields the protein MVMWWTCPQYLKKHEEGKAKRAEMRGGSHIQGSIPISLHLQKEEVRTGAKPNVFAVLKKMKQRKTPDPETGSVWVNPQSETQCTSYVSKFKQKYGEEANPEAEDFDPEVAVLAGEGLKHGRLWFGDGCVDPARVPSLRQIRRGRKSGQPEVEPRPRASDLAVERLREEMAAKEQAAQEQRAQMEQQILQYQQQQTQMMQQMQQQQQMMQQQQAQMSWLMSQTALSSPPGSLPPPPYSMWMPPPPTQTPGTPITVNNMNIIRSMNLGNDNEAGGSGGGQG from the exons atggtcatgtggtggacatgcccccagtacctcaagaagcacgaggagggcaaggcgaagcgggcagagatgcgaggtggatcgcatatccaaggcagcatccccatctctcttcacctgcagaaggag gaagtcaggacaggagcgaagcctaacgtctttgccgtgctaaagaagatgaagcaaaggaagacgcctgatcctgagacggggtccgtgtgggttaacccgcaatccgagacccagtgcacgtcgtatgtctccaagttcaagcagaagtacggcgaggaggccaatccagaggccgaggactttgaccctgaggtcgcggtgcttgcgggagaaggcttgaagcatggccgcctatggtttggtgacgggtgcgtcgacccagcgagggttccctctctccgccagatccgtcgtggtcgtaagagcggccagcctgaggtagagccccggccacgggcttcggatctagctgtcgagcggttacgg gaggagatggcagcgaaggagcaggcggcccaggagcaaagggcgcagatggagcagcagattctgcagtaccagcagcagcagacacagatgatgcagcagatgcaacagcagcagcagatgatgcagcagcagcaggcacagatgagctggctgatgagccagacggctctgtcttctccaccggggagtcttcctcctccaccttactccatgtggatgccgccaccgcccactcagaccccggggacacctatcaccgtcaacaacatgaacatcatccggagcatgaacctcg GCAATGACAatgaggccggcggaagcggaggaggacaaggttga